The following are encoded in a window of Pseudomonas sp. St316 genomic DNA:
- a CDS encoding nucleoside-diphosphate sugar epimerase/dehydratase, translating into MDKLRIALLGLPRRHKRAIQVATDIVLVWFALWLAFVVRLGVEALASPIETHLWLFGSAPLVAIPIFIRFGMYRAVMRYFGNDALITICKAVSLSALLLALVVYWYSNHKTVVPRSIIFNYWWLSLIMIGGLRLMMRQYFLGDWFAAAQHVPFTSRDDGLPRVAIYGAGAAGNQLVAALRMGRVMRPVAFIDDDSSIADRVIAGLQVYEPSNIQKIIDATGAQEILLAIPSSSRGRRREILTLLEGFPLHVRSVPGFMDLASGRVKVDDIQEVDIADLLGRDSVPAQADLLEHCIAGQSVLVTGAGGSIGSELCRQILALKPTTLLLFEHSEFNLYSILSELEPRIARESLSVRLLPILGSVRDQDKLLDVMKTWSVDTVYHAAAYKHVPMVEHNIAEGVLNNVIGTLNTAQAALQAGVSNFVLISTDKAVRPTNVMGSTKRLAELTLQALSRELAPVLFGDQANVSRVNKTRFTMVRFGNVLGSSGSVIPLFHKQIKSGGPLTVTHPKITRYFMTIPEAAQLVIQAGSMGLGGDVFVLDMGEPVKIVELAEKMIHLSGLSVRSEKNPHGDISIEFTGLRPGEKLYEELLIGDNVVATQHPMIMSANEDHLPWDTLKAKLAELLSAIEQDDYARVRQLLRDTVSGYAPDGEIVDWIYQQRRLEP; encoded by the coding sequence ATGGATAAGCTAAGAATAGCTTTGCTCGGATTACCAAGACGCCACAAGCGGGCGATCCAGGTGGCGACAGATATCGTCCTTGTCTGGTTCGCCCTGTGGCTTGCGTTCGTCGTTCGGCTCGGTGTCGAGGCATTGGCGAGCCCGATTGAAACGCACCTGTGGCTATTTGGTTCAGCACCGCTGGTTGCCATACCGATCTTCATTCGCTTTGGCATGTATCGCGCCGTCATGCGTTATTTCGGTAACGATGCCCTGATCACGATCTGCAAGGCGGTCAGCCTTTCGGCATTGTTGCTGGCCTTGGTGGTGTATTGGTACAGCAACCACAAGACCGTCGTACCGCGCTCCATCATTTTCAATTACTGGTGGCTCAGCCTGATCATGATTGGCGGCCTGCGCCTGATGATGCGGCAGTATTTCCTGGGCGATTGGTTCGCTGCGGCGCAGCATGTACCCTTTACGAGCCGCGACGATGGCTTGCCCAGGGTCGCGATCTATGGTGCCGGGGCCGCCGGCAACCAACTTGTGGCCGCCTTGCGCATGGGGCGGGTCATGCGACCAGTAGCTTTCATCGACGATGACAGCAGCATTGCCGACCGGGTGATCGCCGGATTGCAGGTCTACGAGCCGAGTAATATCCAGAAGATAATCGATGCAACCGGTGCCCAGGAGATTCTGCTGGCTATCCCGTCATCATCCCGGGGGCGACGCCGGGAAATATTGACGTTGCTCGAGGGTTTTCCGCTGCATGTGCGCAGCGTCCCCGGCTTCATGGACCTGGCCAGCGGCCGGGTCAAGGTCGATGATATTCAGGAGGTGGATATCGCGGACTTGCTGGGACGTGACTCGGTGCCCGCGCAAGCTGATTTGCTTGAACATTGCATCGCGGGCCAATCGGTACTCGTGACCGGGGCGGGCGGCTCGATCGGTTCAGAACTGTGCCGGCAGATCCTGGCGTTGAAGCCGACGACGCTGCTGCTTTTCGAGCACAGCGAGTTCAATCTCTACAGCATCCTGTCCGAGCTGGAGCCCCGGATTGCCCGAGAGTCCCTGTCCGTTCGCCTGTTGCCTATCCTCGGGTCGGTACGAGACCAGGACAAGCTGCTGGATGTGATGAAGACGTGGAGCGTCGACACGGTCTATCACGCCGCTGCCTATAAGCATGTGCCGATGGTCGAGCACAATATCGCTGAGGGCGTCCTCAACAATGTGATAGGTACGTTGAACACCGCGCAGGCCGCGTTGCAGGCGGGCGTGTCGAACTTCGTGCTGATCTCGACGGACAAGGCCGTGCGACCAACCAATGTGATGGGCAGTACCAAGCGACTTGCGGAGTTGACCTTGCAGGCCCTCAGCCGCGAACTGGCACCGGTGTTGTTCGGCGACCAGGCCAATGTTTCACGCGTCAACAAGACCCGCTTCACCATGGTCAGGTTTGGCAACGTACTCGGCTCGTCCGGTTCGGTCATTCCGCTGTTCCACAAGCAGATCAAGTCCGGCGGTCCATTGACCGTCACCCATCCCAAGATCACGCGCTATTTCATGACCATCCCCGAAGCGGCCCAACTGGTGATCCAGGCGGGCTCCATGGGCTTGGGTGGAGATGTCTTCGTGCTGGACATGGGGGAGCCGGTGAAGATTGTCGAGCTGGCGGAAAAGATGATCCACTTGTCTGGCTTGAGCGTGCGTTCGGAAAAGAACCCCCATGGCGATATTTCAATCGAGTTCACGGGCCTGCGCCCTGGCGAGAAGCTGTACGAGGAGTTGCTGATTGGCGACAACGTCGTCGCCACCCAGCACCCGATGATCATGAGTGCAAACGAGGACCACCTTCCTTGGGACACGCTCAAGGCCAAGTTGGCTGAGTTGCTGTCCGCCATTGAGCAGGATGATTACGCCAGGGTCCGCCAGCTACTTAGGGACACTGTCAGCGGTTACGCCCCGGACGGCGAGATTGTCGACTGGATCTACCAGCAACGTCGTCTCGAACCCTGA